From the Mammaliicoccus sciuri genome, the window AATTTATTAAAAACAACAGGTCTTATCGGAGGCATTGTTGCGGGTTCTTGGATTGTGACAAAAGCAACATCAAACGTTAAACCACGTACGATTAAACCATTCTTTACACAACCAGCTCCTTATGTATTCGCTCATCGTGGAGGCATGGCGTTAAGACCAGAACATACACGCTTAGCTTTTGATCATGTACTCAAATACGAAGTAACTGGATTTGAAGTAGACGTTCGACTTACTAAAGATGAAGTACTTGTCGTAACACATGATGACACTGTTGATCGTACAAGTAACGGTTCAGGGTATGTAGGTGATCATACATTAGAAGAACTTTGCCAATTAGATTTCGGATACCACTTCAAAGATATTAATAACGAGCATCCTTATAGAGGAGATGCAAAAGCTAAAATCGTCACTTTAAAAGAGTTATTAACTGAATATCCAGATGTCTTAGTAAATATAGATATTAAAGACCATCCTGAATCTTATAGTGGTAGTTTAGCACCATCACACTTATATCGTTTAATTACAGACCTTAAAGCTGAAGATCGTGTTAATATTACAAGTTTCTATGATGAACAAATTGATCGTTTTAATTTATATGCTCAAGATTCAATTGCATTAGGTACAGGTCAAAGTGAAGTAGCTAAAGCGTTCTTAGCTTATCAATCAGGATATGGTCATACGTATCAACCTAAATCTGATACATTCCAAATTCCAACGCAAGCTAAAGGCCTTCCTTTAGACTCAGAAGGTTTCATTCAATTTTTAACATCACTCAATATATCTGTTGCTTATTGGGTTGTAAATCAAATCGATACAATGGACGATTTAATCCAAAAAGGTGCACATACGATTGTAACTGATCGCCCAGATACAGCACACTTCTTAATAAAAAAACAATACTAATTTAAAAAGCTTTCCATCTGTCAAATGACAAATGGAAAGCTTTTTTATGTTGAACATC encodes:
- a CDS encoding glycerophosphodiester phosphodiesterase — protein: MSKINLLKTTGLIGGIVAGSWIVTKATSNVKPRTIKPFFTQPAPYVFAHRGGMALRPEHTRLAFDHVLKYEVTGFEVDVRLTKDEVLVVTHDDTVDRTSNGSGYVGDHTLEELCQLDFGYHFKDINNEHPYRGDAKAKIVTLKELLTEYPDVLVNIDIKDHPESYSGSLAPSHLYRLITDLKAEDRVNITSFYDEQIDRFNLYAQDSIALGTGQSEVAKAFLAYQSGYGHTYQPKSDTFQIPTQAKGLPLDSEGFIQFLTSLNISVAYWVVNQIDTMDDLIQKGAHTIVTDRPDTAHFLIKKQY